TTTACAATGGCCTGAGCATAAATATCTTCCGGAGTACTTAAGGCCCCAAATCCCGGTTCCATTTCAGGAGAAACGATTGAGAATCCCTCTGGAGTTTGAAGTTCCAGCAGTTGTGTCAGTTCAAGGATAGCCAGCTTGCGGTTATTTTCCGCCTGCACAGCAGATAGTTCATCCTGAGCCAGAGTAGCCTTTACCTCGTATACCTGAGCGGTTGAAGCTTTTCCCACCTCTTCCATCTTGGTGATTCTGCCGAGCTGTTCCTTACTAAGGTTAATCTGTTCCTTTGCTACCTTGCACAATTCCTCATTAAAAAGGACTTGCAGGAAAGAAGAAGTCACATTTACACTGATATCTTCCTTAGCTTTGTTCAGATCTTCAGTTGCCGCTTTCAGATTGAGCTTGCTCAACTCAATGCCGTTCGGAATCTGGAAACCCGTAAAAATAGGAACATTAGCACTTAAACCAAGGCTGCTATTACTACTGTTGGTACTCACATAAGAGTTATCTTTAGGAGAAACAGCACGTCCGAAACTGTAAGAATGCGACATGGTTCCGCTTAAATCGGGAAGTCTCTTATTCTTTGCGGAGTTCAGTTCCACTTTCTGTTGCTCGTTTGCAATCTCCTGCTTCTGAATCTGAATATTATGCTTCAAAGCATAATCAATGCAATCCCTGAGAGACCAGTTTTGCTGAGCAAAAGAGCCTCCGGAAAACAGCAGTACTGCAATAATTATGATACATTTTTTCATAGCCTTAGTTGTTTTTATTTTGAGCATCAGGTTTCTTTTCTTCAATCACAGCTCCACGAATTTTATCTTTAGCTGTAATACCGCCCTTTACTTGAATCTTTATTCCATCGCTTACACCAACGGCCACACGTTTTCTTTCAAAAGTCTGCTTAGGCTTCTCTGTCTTCAATACATAAACAAAGGTTGAATCTCCTGAAAACTCGATTGTACTTTCGGGCACAGTCAATACTTTCCCTACACGTTCAAGTACAATTTCAGCATTTGCGCTGTAGCCTGAACGAATCTTCACATCAGGTGAAGCATTGATAGCTGCTTTAATTTCAAAAAGATTTGCGCCATTTTCTGTAACTCCCTTTGGAGAAATATATTCCAGCTTAGCATCAAACTTCAGATTCTGCAAAGCACCAATTGTCAGCTTAATAGGCATTCCTTCTTTAATACGGCCAACTTCTGTTTCGTCTATTTTTCCTTTAAAGATAAGGTCCTTCATGTTGGCTACAGTCGCAATAGTAGTACCATCATTAAATGTATTACTCATAATAACTGAATTTCCTTTCTTAATAGGTATATCAAGAATCAGTCCGTCAATGGTAGAACGTATCATCGTGTTACTGTATGTTGCAGAATTTTTAGTAATACCTTCTTTTACGATATCAAGATTATCTTTTGAAGTACCAACTTCTTCTTTAGCAGTTTTCATTGAAACCTCGCTCTTTTCAAACTCTTCCTTACTGATAAGTTTATCCTTGTACAGGCTTTTCTGACGGTCATATTCCTGCAAGGCTTGCTTGTAGTTAATATTTGCAATACGAACGCGGCTCTCGGCAGAGTTCAATTGTCCCAGTTCCGGAATGACCTTTACCTTAGCAATCACCTCTCCTTTCTTAATCAACTGCCCAGCCTGTTTATACACATCGGCCACAATTCCTGAAATCTGAGGCTTAATAAGAATTTCGTCGCGAGGTTCTACTTTACCTGTAGCCACGGTACTTTTTTCAATGTCGGCAACCTTTGGAGTTACAACCTCATACTTAATTTCCTTTGGCTGAGACTTAACATAAAGAAAAGCGAAAGTGCTGATAAAAATGGCAGCTACAACCACTATCAAAAAGATTCTGATGTACTTTTTCATACTATTTTATTATTTCTATAGTTATTATCGTTTTTATTAAATCATTATTCATCACGCATAGCATCAATAGGCTTTATTGACATTGCCCGGTAAGCAGGTGCCAGTCCGGCAAACAATCCTAAAGAGAGTAACAGAAGCGCCATTCCTATTGCCGTCCAGAAAGAAACCTGAAAATAAGCAACTGTTCCGCTGGCTGTAACCCCTACCTCGGCTACCTGAAGAATCAGTACGGCAAATGAGATTCCGGACAATCCGGCAATGGCCGTCAGCACCATACTCTCGGCAAGGATCTGTTGCATTATCTCACGAGGACGTGCACCGATGGCGCGACGAATACCAATCTCCACCGTCCGTTCACGAACTGTAACCATCATAATATTGCTCACTCCAATTGCACCGGCCAGCAAAGTTCCCAGTCCAACAAGCCAAACGAGCATCCTGATTCCTGTAAACAGACTGTCTACCATCTTAAACATCTCTTCCATATTCAGAACCATCACTGCCTGAGGATCTTTGGGCGATATCAGGTGATTATACTTTATCAGTTCCTGTATCTTGGGTTCTAGAGAGCTTACTGCTACACCATGTTTAGCTGTTAAACAGATTATGTGAACTGTCTTTCCAAAGTTATAAGCCTGCTGCATTGTAGTAAAAGGAATGCTTGTCATCTCTTCACTTGATCCGCCAATATTGATATTACTCACTCCTGAGCAAACACCTACAACCTGATAATAGATCCCATCCACACGAATGTACTGTCCGCAGGGATCTTCTCCTTTTTTGAAGAGCGTTTC
This genomic interval from uncultured Bacteroides sp. contains the following:
- a CDS encoding ABC transporter permease — translated: MKFTDIDYWEEVLLTITRNKTRSILTAFGIFWGIFMLVALIGGGNGLQQMMSRNFAGFATNSCFVISRQTSEPYKGFRKGRQWDLENNDVTTLRSRIPEIEDITPNLFRWGSNIVRGDKKGTFVARGIYPSYDRIEKQTMLYGRFINDVDISEKRKVCTIGTRIYETLFKKGEDPCGQYIRVDGIYYQVVGVCSGVSNINIGGSSEEMTSIPFTTMQQAYNFGKTVHIICLTAKHGVAVSSLEPKIQELIKYNHLISPKDPQAVMVLNMEEMFKMVDSLFTGIRMLVWLVGLGTLLAGAIGVSNIMMVTVRERTVEIGIRRAIGARPREIMQQILAESMVLTAIAGLSGISFAVLILQVAEVGVTASGTVAYFQVSFWTAIGMALLLLSLGLFAGLAPAYRAMSIKPIDAMRDE
- a CDS encoding efflux RND transporter periplasmic adaptor subunit, whose product is MKKYIRIFLIVVVAAIFISTFAFLYVKSQPKEIKYEVVTPKVADIEKSTVATGKVEPRDEILIKPQISGIVADVYKQAGQLIKKGEVIAKVKVIPELGQLNSAESRVRIANINYKQALQEYDRQKSLYKDKLISKEEFEKSEVSMKTAKEEVGTSKDNLDIVKEGITKNSATYSNTMIRSTIDGLILDIPIKKGNSVIMSNTFNDGTTIATVANMKDLIFKGKIDETEVGRIKEGMPIKLTIGALQNLKFDAKLEYISPKGVTENGANLFEIKAAINASPDVKIRSGYSANAEIVLERVGKVLTVPESTIEFSGDSTFVYVLKTEKPKQTFERKRVAVGVSDGIKIQVKGGITAKDKIRGAVIEEKKPDAQNKNN
- a CDS encoding TolC family protein, translated to MKKCIIIIAVLLFSGGSFAQQNWSLRDCIDYALKHNIQIQKQEIANEQQKVELNSAKNKRLPDLSGTMSHSYSFGRAVSPKDNSYVSTNSSNSSLGLSANVPIFTGFQIPNGIELSKLNLKAATEDLNKAKEDISVNVTSSFLQVLFNEELCKVAKEQINLSKEQLGRITKMEEVGKASTAQVYEVKATLAQDELSAVQAENNRKLAILELTQLLELQTPEGFSIVSPEMEPGFGALSTPEDIYAQAIVNKPAVLAAQYRLQGMDKSIKIAQGAYYPTLSFGAGLNTRYYTMSGIDSRGFGRQLNDNFNKYFGLSLSIPIFNRYETRNRVKTAKLSYSTQALQLEESKKGLFKEIQQAYYNAVAAGAKFTSSKTAVDASEESFKLMRQKYENGKATSVEFNQVKMNLMKASSDRIQAKYDYLFRTKILDFYKGIGLAQ